In Perca fluviatilis chromosome 18, GENO_Pfluv_1.0, whole genome shotgun sequence, one genomic interval encodes:
- the LOC120546153 gene encoding uncharacterized protein LOC120546153: MEHKLILAVSGFPSLYDTNSPTYRDLNMRAESWRQVSEIVGVPESECRRKWKTLRDQHRRERQREKERRESGIGLFNYRPWRYSAILSFLNPFIDARAAGTNGWALDPQPSQLHAAEMGCSTTTDARSDDGDDYDIFVADATTTTSSSSSEFGQRKRPSSAHRDGVRSKAAKTELGSEAALAAGARDDCGVQTQPHDNMKDLFEMMMQSVTSLAASLASSSQPSSSQPAEQTPPPPPHLKTEEPDAEVVELSDEWDGEEECGAASPRHSLSPRPPRARRKSVDALLEEFLRRTEAREAQREREPDQRDDVTLFLLSLAPAMRRLPPQKQSWVRTKMQHFLHEAEFGATSFQ, from the exons atgGAGCACAAACTGATCCTGGCGGTGTCCGGCTTCCCGAGTCTCTACGACACTAACTCCCCGACCTACAGGGACCTGAACATGAGAGCCGAGTCCTGGAGACAAGTCTCCGAGATAGTCGGGGTTCCCG AGTCGGAGTGCAGAAGGAAGTGGAAGACGCTGAGGGACCAGCACCGGAGGGAACGCCAGCGGGAGAAAGAGAGGCGCGAGAGCGGCATCGGGCTCTTTAACTACCGGCCGTGGAGATACTCGGCCATCCTGTCGTTTTTGAACCCGTTTATCGACGCAAGGGCGGCGGGCACCAACGGCTGGGCGCTGGACCCGCAGCCCTCCCAGCTCCACGCCGCCGAGATGGGCTGCAGCACGACCACGGACGCACGCAGCGACGACGGCGACGACTACG acATCTTCGTAGCAGACGCTACGACGACGACGTCCTCGTCCTCCTCTGAGTTTGGGCAGAGGAAGCGTCCGTCCTCCGCCCACAGAGACGGCGTCCGATCCAAAGCAGCGAAGACGGAGCTGGGCTCGGAGGCGGCGTTGGCGGCGGGCGCCAGAGATGACTGCGGCGTCCAAACGCAGCCGCACGACAACATGAAGGACCTGTTTGAGATGATGATGCAGTCGGTCACGTCTCTGGCCGCGTCCCTGGCTTCTTCTTCGCAACCTTCGTCCTCGCAGCCGGCGGAGCAgacgccgccgccgccgccgcatCTGAAGACAGAAGAGCCGGACGCCGAGGTGGTGGAGCTGTCGGACGAATGGGACGGCGAGGAGGAGTGTGGCGCCGCGTCTCCCAGGCACAG CCTGTCTCCCAGGCCGCCCCGGGCCAGGAGGAAGAGCGTGGACGCTCTGCTGGAGGAGTTCCTGCGGAGGACGGAAGCCCGCGAGGCTCAGCGAGAGCGCGAGCCGGACCAGAGAGACGACGTCACGCTGTTCCTGCTGAGCCTGGCGCCGGCCATGAGGAGGCTCCCCCCACAGAAGCAGTCCTGGGTCCGGACCAAGATGCAGCACTTTCTACACGAAGCCGAGTTTGGCGCTACGAGTTTTCAGTGA